One Pseudodesulfovibrio cashew DNA window includes the following coding sequences:
- a CDS encoding TorD/DmsD family molecular chaperone, whose product MPVPVISPVDEQIFLLNVIELLAALFRTPDSAGWAAIRDTGLPALAARAPIRTGQLTDTLEKLQGALDSSENTIGIIDELLSEQVRLFVAGRGGVVAPPYESCHRPGESGVMGEAALSMRSRLAEAGLEVALPSNEPPDHLSLELEYLHHLLSTAWAEQDGTREAEALAFSGETMLPWVARFRDALLEGTPHPVFTHAADLAVALLEELSSRADK is encoded by the coding sequence GTGCCCGTACCCGTCATCAGCCCTGTCGATGAACAGATCTTCCTTCTCAATGTCATCGAACTGCTCGCCGCGCTGTTCCGCACCCCCGACAGCGCTGGCTGGGCCGCGATCCGCGATACGGGCCTGCCTGCCTTGGCGGCCCGTGCCCCGATTCGGACGGGACAGCTTACGGATACGCTCGAAAAACTGCAAGGAGCATTAGACTCCTCTGAAAATACCATCGGAATCATTGACGAACTGCTCTCCGAACAGGTCCGTCTTTTCGTGGCAGGACGCGGCGGCGTTGTCGCCCCGCCCTATGAGTCCTGCCACCGGCCCGGCGAATCGGGCGTCATGGGCGAGGCCGCCCTGTCCATGCGCTCGAGGCTGGCCGAGGCCGGACTCGAAGTCGCCCTTCCCTCCAACGAGCCCCCGGACCACCTCTCCCTGGAGCTGGAATACCTCCACCACCTGCTGTCCACGGCCTGGGCCGAACAGGACGGCACCCGGGAGGCGGAAGCCCTGGCCTTTTCCGGAGAGACCATGCTCCCCTGGGTGGCCCGCTTCCGGGACGCGCTGCTCGAGGGCACGCCCCATCCCGTGTTCACGCACGCCGCCGACCTTGCCGTGGCCCTGTTGGAGGAGCTGAGCTCCAGAGCCGACAAGTAG